The Streptomyces sp. NBC_00344 genome includes a window with the following:
- the tuf gene encoding elongation factor Tu: MSKTAYVRTKPHLNIGTMGHVDHGKTTLTAAITKVLSERAGSSTSFVSFDRIDRAPEESQRGITINIAHVEYETDTRHYAHVDMPGHADYIKNMVTGAAQLDGAILVVSALDGIMPQTTEHVLLARQVGVDHVVVALNKADAGDEELTDLVELEVRELLSAHGYGGDAAPVVRVSGLRALEGDPRWTASIEALLDAVDTYVPMPVRYTDAPFLLPVENVLTITGRGTVVTGAVERGRVGVGDRVQVLGAGLDGSATVVTGLETFGKPMTEAQAGDNVALLLRGVPRDAVRRGHVVAEPGSVTPSCRFTARVYVLSAREGGRTTPVTSGYRPQFYIRTADVVGDVDLGDTAVARPGDTVTMTVRLGRGVPLEPGLGFAIREGGRTVGAGTVTEVDPAVS, translated from the coding sequence ATGTCCAAGACCGCATACGTGCGCACCAAGCCACATCTCAACATCGGCACGATGGGCCATGTCGACCACGGCAAGACGACCCTGACCGCCGCCATCACCAAGGTCCTCAGCGAGCGGGCCGGCAGCAGCACCTCGTTCGTCTCGTTCGACCGGATCGACCGGGCCCCCGAGGAGTCGCAGCGCGGCATCACCATCAACATCGCGCATGTGGAGTACGAGACCGACACCCGTCACTACGCGCACGTCGACATGCCGGGCCACGCGGACTACATCAAGAACATGGTCACGGGGGCGGCGCAGCTCGACGGGGCGATCCTCGTCGTCTCCGCGCTGGACGGCATCATGCCGCAGACCACCGAGCACGTCCTGCTTGCCCGTCAGGTCGGCGTCGACCACGTCGTGGTCGCGCTGAACAAGGCGGACGCCGGGGACGAGGAGTTGACCGACCTGGTCGAGCTGGAGGTCCGTGAGCTGCTCTCCGCACACGGGTACGGCGGGGACGCGGCCCCGGTCGTGCGGGTATCGGGCCTTCGGGCGCTGGAAGGAGACCCGCGCTGGACGGCTTCGATCGAGGCGTTGCTCGACGCGGTCGACACCTATGTGCCGATGCCGGTCCGCTACACCGACGCGCCGTTCCTGCTCCCGGTGGAGAACGTGCTCACGATCACGGGGCGCGGCACGGTGGTCACCGGCGCCGTCGAGCGAGGCAGGGTGGGTGTCGGTGATCGGGTGCAGGTGCTCGGCGCCGGGCTCGACGGCTCCGCCACCGTCGTCACCGGCCTCGAGACGTTCGGCAAGCCGATGACGGAGGCCCAGGCCGGCGACAACGTGGCGCTGCTGCTGCGCGGTGTACCGCGTGACGCGGTGCGCCGCGGCCATGTGGTGGCCGAGCCCGGCAGCGTGACGCCGAGCTGTCGCTTCACCGCGCGGGTGTACGTACTGTCGGCACGCGAGGGGGGTCGCACCACCCCGGTGACCAGTGGGTACCGGCCGCAGTTCTACATCCGTACCGCGGACGTCGTCGGCGATGTCGACCTCGGTGACACGGCGGTGGCGCGGCCGGGCGACACCGTCACCATGACCGTCCGACTCGGCCGCGGCGTACCTCTGGAGCCCGGCCTCGGGTTCGCGATCCGTGAGGGCGGTCGCACGGTCGGCGCCGGCACGGTGACCGAGGTCGACCCGGCCGTGTCCTAG
- a CDS encoding spermidine synthase has translation MNDAIAVIRDVDGGSAKLMPDVDRARAWLLMVDGAPQSYVDLDDPTHLEFEYARRLGHVVDCAADRGEPLDIIHLGGGALTLPRYTAAVRPGSRQHVVEADRGLLRLVAEHLPVPEGTGITVHAADARGWLEHAPEDSADILIADVFGGSRVPAHLTSVEYARTAARVLRAGGVYAANLADGAPFGFLRSQLATFAAEFEQTALIAEPSVLRGRRFGNAVLLASHSQIDTARLARCTASDAFPARVEHGAGLIRFTGNAKPVRDAAAVASPEPPAGTFGIG, from the coding sequence GTGAACGATGCGATAGCGGTCATCCGGGACGTGGACGGCGGAAGCGCCAAGCTCATGCCGGATGTGGACAGGGCGCGGGCCTGGCTCCTCATGGTCGACGGAGCGCCCCAGTCCTACGTGGACCTGGATGATCCGACCCATCTGGAGTTCGAGTACGCCCGCAGACTGGGCCATGTCGTGGACTGCGCCGCGGACCGGGGCGAGCCGCTCGACATCATCCATCTCGGCGGGGGCGCGCTCACCCTGCCCCGCTACACGGCGGCGGTCCGTCCCGGATCGAGGCAGCACGTGGTCGAAGCGGACCGGGGACTGCTCAGGCTGGTCGCCGAACACCTGCCGGTGCCGGAAGGAACGGGCATCACCGTGCACGCCGCTGACGCCCGCGGCTGGCTCGAGCACGCGCCCGAGGACTCCGCGGACATCCTGATCGCCGATGTCTTCGGCGGTTCACGGGTGCCCGCTCATCTCACATCGGTCGAGTACGCGCGGACGGCGGCACGAGTACTGCGCGCCGGCGGGGTGTACGCGGCAAATCTCGCCGACGGTGCGCCGTTTGGCTTTCTGCGCTCGCAACTCGCCACCTTCGCGGCGGAGTTCGAGCAGACCGCTCTGATCGCCGAGCCGTCCGTGCTGCGCGGAAGGCGCTTCGGCAACGCCGTGCTGCTGGCCTCGCACTCGCAGATCGACACGGCCCGGCTGGCCCGGTGCACGGCGTCGGACGCCTTTCCCGCCCGGGTCGAACACGGCGCGGGACTGATCCGGTTCACCGGGAACGCGAAGCCGGTACGGGACGCGGCAGCCGTCGCCTCACCCGAGCCTCCCGCCGGAACCTTCGGGATCGGCTGA
- a CDS encoding DUF4442 domain-containing protein — translation MSAGELLAATVPMVKTLGLEFIETTAERAVVRMPDQSDYHNHIGGPHAGAMFTLAESASGAIVIAAFGDQLSRAVPLAVRAEIDYKKLAMGEVTATATLGRPVADVVAQLDAGERPEFPVRISIRRADEALTGEMTVVWTLRPNS, via the coding sequence ATGTCCGCAGGCGAGTTGCTCGCTGCCACCGTCCCCATGGTCAAGACCCTCGGCCTCGAGTTCATCGAGACCACGGCGGAGCGCGCCGTGGTGCGCATGCCGGACCAGTCCGACTACCACAACCACATCGGCGGACCGCACGCCGGCGCGATGTTCACCCTGGCCGAGTCCGCGAGCGGTGCGATAGTGATCGCCGCGTTCGGCGATCAGCTGTCGCGCGCCGTGCCGCTCGCCGTCAGGGCCGAGATCGACTACAAGAAGCTGGCGATGGGCGAAGTGACCGCGACCGCGACGCTCGGCCGCCCTGTCGCGGACGTGGTGGCGCAGCTCGATGCGGGAGAGCGCCCCGAATTCCCGGTGCGTATATCCATCCGGCGCGCGGACGAGGCGCTGACCGGCGAGATGACGGTCGTCTGGACGCTGCGGCCCAATTCCTGA
- a CDS encoding DedA family protein produces MHVQEWLETVPAVSVYLLVAVVIGVESLGIPLPGEIVLVSAALLASQQGHVNPLVLGACASAGAIVGDSIGYAIGRRGGRPLIAWLGRRFPGHFSAPNIAMAERSFEKWGMWAVFFGRFVALLRIFAGPLAGVLHMPYWKFLIANMLGGILWAGGTTAAVYYVGVVAESWFKNFSYAGLGLAALIGVGSMLVLKNRAKKAHARAEVTAESPESVSAD; encoded by the coding sequence GTGCACGTCCAGGAGTGGCTGGAGACCGTTCCGGCGGTCAGTGTCTACCTCCTGGTGGCGGTGGTCATCGGGGTGGAGAGCCTCGGGATCCCGCTGCCTGGTGAGATCGTGCTGGTCAGCGCCGCCCTGCTGGCCTCTCAGCAGGGGCATGTCAATCCGCTGGTACTCGGGGCCTGCGCCTCCGCCGGAGCCATCGTCGGGGACTCGATCGGCTATGCCATCGGGCGCAGGGGCGGACGCCCTCTGATCGCCTGGCTCGGCCGCAGGTTCCCTGGCCACTTCAGCGCGCCGAACATCGCCATGGCGGAGCGATCGTTCGAGAAGTGGGGCATGTGGGCGGTGTTCTTCGGCCGCTTCGTCGCACTGCTCCGGATCTTCGCGGGGCCGCTCGCCGGGGTGCTCCACATGCCCTACTGGAAGTTCCTCATCGCCAATATGCTCGGCGGCATCCTGTGGGCGGGCGGCACCACCGCTGCCGTCTATTACGTGGGCGTCGTCGCGGAGTCGTGGTTCAAGAACTTCTCGTACGCGGGCCTGGGGCTCGCCGCGCTCATCGGGGTCGGCTCGATGCTGGTGCTCAAGAACCGTGCGAAGAAGGCCCATGCCCGAGCCGAAGTGACGGCCGAATCACCGGAATCCGTATCCGCCGACTGA
- the crcB gene encoding fluoride efflux transporter CrcB — protein MNWLLVVAGAMIGAPLRYLTDRAVQTRHDSVFPWGTFTVNVVGCLVLGLMTGAVTAGAASSSVQLFVGTGLCGALTTYSTFGYESLRLAEDGAKFYAAFNVVASVAVGLGAAFAGVALAEALWS, from the coding sequence TTGAACTGGCTGCTGGTGGTGGCCGGGGCGATGATCGGCGCTCCGCTGCGGTATCTGACCGACCGGGCGGTGCAGACCAGGCACGACAGCGTCTTCCCTTGGGGAACGTTCACCGTCAATGTGGTGGGCTGTCTGGTACTCGGCCTGATGACCGGTGCGGTGACGGCCGGTGCCGCTTCCTCCTCGGTGCAGCTCTTCGTCGGCACCGGACTCTGCGGGGCACTGACGACGTATTCGACCTTCGGCTACGAGTCGCTGCGGCTGGCCGAGGACGGCGCGAAGTTCTACGCGGCCTTCAATGTCGTCGCCAGTGTGGCCGTCGGCCTCGGCGCCGCGTTCGCGGGAGTCGCGCTGGCGGAGGCACTGTGGTCGTGA
- a CDS encoding DUF190 domain-containing protein, translated as MTRLTGTGLRVTVFIGESDLWHHKPVYSEIVHRAHRAGLAGASVFRGIEGFGASSLIHTQRLLSLSEDLPVAVVIVDTEEKIRSFLPELDELVTEGLVILDGCEVVRHTGRGEQR; from the coding sequence ATGACGAGGCTGACAGGGACCGGGCTGCGGGTGACGGTGTTCATCGGGGAATCCGACCTGTGGCATCACAAACCGGTGTATTCCGAGATCGTGCATCGCGCACACCGGGCGGGACTGGCCGGCGCGAGCGTGTTCCGCGGGATCGAAGGCTTCGGCGCCTCATCGCTGATCCATACCCAGAGGCTGCTGTCGCTGAGTGAGGACCTCCCGGTCGCGGTCGTGATCGTGGACACGGAGGAAAAGATCAGGTCGTTCCTTCCGGAGCTCGACGAACTGGTCACCGAGGGCCTGGTGATCCTCGACGGCTGCGAGGTCGTTCGTCACACCGGCCGCGGGGAGCAGCGTTGA
- a CDS encoding fluoride efflux transporter FluC: protein MGVQRPSAVGEPSDPDVDLGVPAQRRELARGAWPVLAVVSLGGAIGASARYGAALLWPTAPAGFPWTTLLVNVAGCATIGVFMVMISDLWAAHRLVRPFFGTGVLGGFTTFSTYAVDIQRLVDAGRAPLGMAYLALTLLSALAAVLSSVWLTRRAVAWRRS from the coding sequence ATGGGAGTACAGCGGCCGTCCGCGGTGGGTGAGCCCTCGGACCCCGATGTCGATCTCGGCGTACCCGCCCAGCGACGCGAGCTCGCCCGGGGCGCCTGGCCGGTTCTGGCGGTGGTCTCGCTCGGCGGCGCCATCGGGGCATCGGCCCGCTACGGCGCCGCGCTGCTCTGGCCCACCGCTCCGGCCGGGTTCCCGTGGACCACCCTGCTGGTGAACGTGGCCGGCTGCGCCACGATCGGTGTCTTCATGGTGATGATCAGCGACCTGTGGGCGGCGCACCGGCTGGTGCGGCCGTTCTTCGGTACGGGAGTGCTCGGCGGGTTCACCACCTTCTCCACCTACGCGGTGGACATCCAGCGGCTGGTGGACGCCGGCCGCGCTCCGCTGGGCATGGCCTATCTGGCACTGACGCTGCTCTCGGCTCTGGCGGCGGTCCTGAGTTCGGTGTGGCTCACCCGCCGCGCCGTTGCATGGAGGCGATCATGA
- a CDS encoding gamma carbonic anhydrase family protein, with translation MADKALISGVGGKKPNLDPESFTAPTSVVIGDATLAAGASVWYHTVVRADCGPVVIGADSNIQDNSTVHVDPGFPVTIGERVSVGHNAVLHGCTVEDDVLVGMGATVLNGAHIGAGSLVAAQALVPQGMRVPPGSLVAGVPAKVRRELTDEEREGIKLNAAVYLDLVKAHREADGT, from the coding sequence ATGGCGGATAAGGCACTGATCAGCGGCGTCGGCGGCAAGAAGCCGAACCTCGACCCGGAGTCGTTCACGGCGCCGACGTCCGTGGTGATCGGCGATGCGACCCTGGCGGCCGGTGCCAGTGTCTGGTACCACACGGTGGTGCGCGCCGACTGCGGTCCGGTCGTGATCGGCGCCGACAGCAACATCCAGGACAACTCCACGGTGCACGTCGACCCCGGCTTCCCGGTGACCATCGGTGAGCGCGTTTCGGTCGGTCACAACGCGGTACTGCACGGCTGCACCGTCGAGGACGACGTTCTCGTCGGGATGGGCGCCACCGTGCTCAACGGCGCGCACATCGGGGCGGGCTCCCTGGTCGCCGCCCAGGCACTGGTCCCGCAGGGAATGCGGGTGCCGCCGGGTTCGCTGGTGGCCGGCGTACCCGCGAAGGTCAGGCGCGAGCTGACCGATGAGGAGCGCGAGGGCATCAAGCTCAACGCGGCGGTCTATCTGGATCTGGTGAAGGCCCACCGCGAGGCGGACGGGACCTGA
- a CDS encoding acyltransferase produces the protein MLRSRNTFSSLTSRVLHTGWRWVQRAGAVTAERPGRLRFRRIGTGTRLAFPQGTVFGEPWIELGDHCIIGEQVTLTAGMMPDLDLGPEPVLTLGDGVVLGRGSHVIADTTVTIGADTYCGPYVYITSTNHSYDDPQEPVGKQWPRMEKVVIGPGCWLGTGAVILPGARLGRNVVVAAGAVVRGEVPDHAVVAGAPARIVRSWDPEKGWQPPLRTPAPVPIPEGVTPEQLLALADLEPETS, from the coding sequence GTGCTCAGGAGCAGAAACACGTTCTCGTCGCTGACCTCCCGCGTGCTGCACACGGGCTGGCGGTGGGTGCAGCGGGCGGGCGCGGTGACCGCCGAGCGTCCGGGCCGGCTGCGCTTCAGGCGCATCGGGACCGGTACCCGGCTCGCCTTCCCGCAGGGGACCGTGTTCGGCGAGCCCTGGATCGAGCTGGGCGATCACTGCATCATCGGCGAACAGGTCACACTGACCGCGGGAATGATGCCCGACCTGGATCTCGGACCCGAGCCGGTCCTCACCCTGGGCGACGGAGTGGTGCTCGGGCGGGGCAGTCATGTCATCGCCGATACGACTGTCACCATCGGCGCGGACACCTACTGCGGCCCGTATGTGTACATCACGTCGACGAATCACAGCTACGACGACCCGCAGGAGCCGGTCGGGAAGCAGTGGCCCCGTATGGAGAAGGTGGTGATCGGGCCCGGTTGCTGGCTCGGGACCGGTGCGGTGATCCTGCCGGGGGCGCGGCTCGGCCGCAATGTGGTGGTGGCGGCCGGCGCCGTCGTACGGGGCGAGGTGCCCGACCATGCGGTGGTGGCAGGCGCGCCGGCGCGCATCGTACGGAGCTGGGACCCGGAGAAGGGCTGGCAGCCACCGTTGCGTACGCCGGCGCCCGTGCCGATCCCGGAGGGTGTGACCCCGGAACAGCTGCTCGCGCTCGCCGACCTGGAGCCGGAAACATCCTGA
- a CDS encoding DMT family transporter, translating to MTALFALATSLLWGLADFGGGLLTRRLPALTVVVVSQSVAVLVLGSMVAATGGWSEFGPQLWFALAAGVVGPVAMLSFYKALALGPMGVVSPLGSLGVAVPVGVGLVLGERPGVLQFAGIAVAVAGVVMAGGPELRGASVQRQAVALTLVAAIGFGAVMALISEASSNLTGLFLALFVQRVANVAVGGTALFVSVRHGARALPEGSGARLIGRALPALAFVGLADVAANGTYSVAAHAGPVTVAAVLASLYPVITALAARGILKERLRAVQAAGAGLAVLGTVLLATG from the coding sequence ATGACGGCACTGTTCGCCCTTGCCACCAGCCTGCTCTGGGGGCTGGCCGACTTCGGCGGCGGGCTGCTCACCCGGCGGCTCCCCGCGCTGACCGTGGTGGTCGTGTCGCAGTCGGTCGCCGTGCTGGTCCTCGGATCGATGGTGGCGGCCACCGGAGGCTGGAGCGAATTCGGGCCGCAGCTGTGGTTCGCGCTGGCCGCCGGAGTCGTGGGCCCGGTGGCGATGCTGAGCTTCTACAAGGCGCTGGCACTGGGGCCGATGGGGGTGGTCTCACCGCTCGGCTCGCTGGGGGTCGCCGTGCCGGTCGGGGTCGGACTCGTGCTCGGCGAACGCCCCGGTGTACTCCAGTTCGCGGGGATCGCCGTGGCGGTGGCCGGTGTGGTGATGGCCGGCGGACCCGAACTGCGCGGAGCCTCGGTCCAGCGGCAGGCGGTCGCGCTCACCCTGGTCGCCGCCATCGGTTTCGGAGCGGTCATGGCCCTGATCTCCGAGGCATCGTCGAACCTCACCGGCCTCTTTCTCGCCCTGTTCGTCCAGCGGGTGGCGAATGTGGCGGTGGGCGGCACCGCGCTCTTCGTATCCGTCAGGCACGGCGCCCGGGCACTGCCCGAAGGCAGCGGGGCGAGGCTGATCGGACGCGCGCTGCCCGCGCTCGCCTTCGTCGGCCTGGCGGATGTCGCCGCTAACGGCACCTACTCGGTCGCCGCGCACGCGGGTCCGGTCACCGTGGCAGCGGTGCTCGCTTCGCTCTACCCGGTGATCACCGCGCTCGCCGCACGCGGCATCCTCAAGGAGCGCCTGCGTGCGGTGCAGGCTGCGGGCGCCGGGCTTGCCGTGCTGGGCACCGTCCTGCTCGCCACCGGCTGA
- a CDS encoding helix-turn-helix domain-containing protein — protein MLDLDQLTQSLARNLKHWRGERGFTLDSLAARAGVSRGMIIQIEQARTNPSVGTTVKLADALGVSVTTLLDYERGPQVRVVPEGQAVRMWWTEAGSHTTLLVGTETPGPLELWSWRLMPGDGSASDAHPVGTVELLHVRTGELTLVVDGVTHAVPAGTSATFEANVAHAYRNEGTETVEMTMAVSIPPVG, from the coding sequence GTGTTGGACCTCGACCAGCTCACGCAGTCGCTCGCCCGGAACCTCAAACACTGGCGAGGGGAGCGCGGCTTCACCCTCGACAGCCTCGCGGCTCGTGCCGGGGTCAGCCGGGGCATGATCATCCAGATCGAGCAGGCCCGCACGAATCCGAGCGTGGGCACCACCGTGAAGCTTGCCGACGCCCTCGGGGTCAGCGTGACCACTCTTCTCGACTATGAGCGCGGCCCTCAGGTCAGGGTTGTCCCGGAGGGCCAGGCGGTCCGGATGTGGTGGACGGAGGCGGGCAGCCACACCACGCTGCTCGTCGGCACCGAGACGCCCGGACCCCTGGAACTGTGGTCCTGGCGGCTGATGCCCGGCGACGGCAGCGCGTCCGACGCCCACCCTGTTGGCACCGTCGAGCTGCTGCATGTCAGGACAGGAGAACTGACGCTGGTCGTCGACGGGGTGACGCACGCGGTACCTGCCGGAACCTCCGCCACCTTCGAGGCCAATGTCGCGCACGCGTACCGCAACGAGGGCACGGAGACGGTCGAGATGACCATGGCCGTCTCCATCCCGCCCGTCGGCTGA
- a CDS encoding YbaK/EbsC family protein, whose amino-acid sequence MRAPIGTFDDARPAPECLEQLTAPVADAVRNWRGGVPAEDLIFVDSDPAIADTAAFVEHFGPELLDMSANCVVVAGKRGGEVSLAACVVLSRHRLDVNGAVRRQLGSRKASFAPMETAVGETGMEYGGITPIGLPRDWPLFVDSAVVDLEWVLVGSGSRRGKLIVPGKTFASLPGAVVVEGLGG is encoded by the coding sequence ATGCGCGCTCCCATCGGTACGTTCGACGATGCCCGCCCGGCCCCCGAATGCCTGGAGCAGCTCACGGCTCCGGTCGCGGACGCGGTGCGGAACTGGCGGGGCGGGGTTCCGGCGGAGGATCTGATCTTCGTCGACAGTGACCCGGCGATCGCCGACACCGCGGCGTTCGTGGAGCACTTCGGGCCCGAACTGCTCGACATGTCGGCGAACTGTGTGGTCGTGGCGGGAAAGCGCGGTGGCGAGGTCTCGCTCGCCGCCTGTGTGGTGCTCTCCCGTCATCGCCTCGACGTGAACGGCGCTGTCCGCCGGCAACTCGGCTCTCGCAAGGCGTCCTTCGCCCCGATGGAAACAGCGGTCGGTGAGACCGGTATGGAGTACGGCGGGATCACCCCGATCGGGCTGCCCCGTGACTGGCCCCTGTTCGTGGACTCGGCCGTGGTCGACCTGGAGTGGGTGCTGGTCGGCAGCGGGAGTCGCCGGGGCAAGCTGATCGTGCCCGGAAAGACGTTCGCATCGCTGCCGGGCGCGGTGGTCGTCGAGGGCCTCGGAGGCTGA
- a CDS encoding CoA-binding protein: protein MRADTEKDAAPETIRRILTSTGDTWAVVGLSNNTQRAAYGVARVLQRFGKRIVPVHPAAETVHGEPGYASLADIPFPVDVVDVFVNSALAGPVADEAVAIGASAVWFQLGVVDREAYERTRTAGLDMVMDRCPAIEIPSLP from the coding sequence ATGCGAGCAGACACCGAGAAGGACGCGGCCCCGGAGACGATCCGCAGGATTCTCACCTCCACCGGTGACACCTGGGCGGTGGTCGGGCTCTCGAACAACACGCAGCGGGCCGCTTACGGTGTCGCCCGGGTACTCCAGCGCTTCGGCAAGCGGATCGTGCCGGTGCATCCGGCGGCGGAAACCGTCCACGGCGAGCCGGGCTACGCCTCGCTCGCCGACATTCCGTTCCCGGTCGACGTCGTCGACGTCTTCGTCAACAGCGCCCTCGCGGGACCGGTCGCCGACGAGGCGGTGGCCATCGGAGCGAGCGCCGTCTGGTTCCAGCTCGGGGTGGTCGACCGCGAGGCGTACGAACGGACGCGGACGGCCGGCCTCGACATGGTGATGGACCGGTGCCCCGCCATCGAGATCCCCTCCCTGCCCTGA
- a CDS encoding YigZ family protein: MQEQYRTVAREGVHETEISRSRFICSLAPAASEQEAQSFVARIRRQHPAATHNCFAYVVGADAGVQKASDDGEPGGTAGVPMLQMLLRREVRYAVAVVTRYYGGVKLGAGGLIRAYGGAVGEALDELGTVVRQRYRLVTVTVDHQRAGKLENELRASGRAVREVRYTDAVAIEVALPDADVETFRGWLADTTAGDAVLELGSEAYGDA; encoded by the coding sequence ATGCAGGAGCAGTACCGGACGGTCGCCCGCGAGGGCGTCCATGAGACCGAGATCAGCAGATCGCGCTTCATCTGCTCGCTGGCGCCGGCCGCGAGCGAGCAGGAGGCGCAGTCGTTCGTCGCGCGTATCCGCAGGCAGCACCCGGCCGCGACGCACAACTGTTTCGCCTACGTCGTCGGCGCCGACGCCGGCGTGCAGAAGGCGAGCGACGACGGAGAACCCGGCGGAACAGCAGGGGTGCCGATGCTGCAGATGCTGCTGAGACGCGAGGTGCGGTACGCCGTGGCTGTCGTCACCCGTTACTACGGCGGGGTGAAGCTGGGCGCCGGGGGTCTGATCAGGGCGTACGGGGGAGCCGTCGGCGAGGCCCTGGACGAGCTGGGCACCGTGGTGAGACAGCGATACAGGCTGGTCACGGTGACTGTCGACCACCAGCGCGCGGGGAAGCTGGAGAACGAGCTGCGCGCGTCCGGCCGCGCGGTGCGCGAGGTGCGGTACACGGACGCCGTGGCGATCGAGGTCGCACTGCCGGACGCGGACGTGGAGACCTTCCGCGGGTGGCTCGCGGACACCACCGCGGGGGACGCGGTGCTGGAGCTTGGTTCCGAGGCGTACGGAGATGCCTGA
- a CDS encoding exonuclease SbcCD subunit D codes for MRLLHTSDWHLGRSFHRVGLLDAQAAYLDHLVATVRERDVDAVLVAGDVYDRAVPPLAAVELFDRALHRLAGAGVPTVMISGNHDSARRLGVGAGLIQRAGIHLRTDPAGCATPVLLSDAHGAVALYGLPYLEPALVRDQLGAAKAGHEAVIAAAMAGVRDDLAQRAAGTRSVVLAHAFVAGGEPSESERDITVGGVAAVPAGVFDGVDYVALGHLHGSQTLSDRVRYSGSPLAYSFSEAAHRKTMWLIDLGPAGEITAERIDCPVPRRLARIRGRLAELLDDPSLEQHEESWVEATLTDPVRPPEPMAGLTRRFPHTLSLVFEPDHTEQGSSATYAQRLKGRTDQQIAEDFVAHVRGGTGPDEAERGVLSGAIDHVRVDDGLREVAR; via the coding sequence ATGAGGTTGCTGCACACGTCGGACTGGCACCTGGGACGGTCCTTCCACCGGGTCGGGCTTCTCGATGCCCAGGCCGCGTACCTGGACCATCTGGTGGCCACGGTGCGTGAGCGTGATGTGGACGCGGTCCTGGTCGCCGGGGATGTCTACGACCGTGCCGTACCGCCGCTCGCCGCCGTCGAGCTGTTCGACCGGGCACTGCACCGCCTCGCCGGGGCCGGCGTACCGACGGTCATGATCTCGGGAAACCACGACTCGGCGCGCAGACTGGGGGTCGGCGCGGGCCTCATCCAGCGGGCCGGTATACATCTGCGGACCGATCCGGCCGGCTGCGCCACCCCGGTGCTGCTCTCCGACGCTCATGGCGCCGTCGCACTCTACGGACTGCCGTATCTCGAACCTGCTCTGGTGCGCGACCAGCTGGGGGCGGCGAAGGCTGGTCACGAAGCGGTGATCGCAGCCGCGATGGCCGGGGTGCGGGACGATCTCGCGCAGCGCGCAGCGGGCACCCGGTCCGTGGTCCTGGCCCACGCCTTCGTGGCCGGCGGTGAGCCCAGCGAGAGTGAACGGGACATCACCGTCGGCGGCGTGGCGGCCGTGCCCGCCGGTGTGTTCGACGGCGTCGACTATGTCGCGCTGGGGCATCTGCACGGCAGCCAGACCCTTTCGGACCGGGTGCGTTACTCGGGCTCTCCGCTCGCCTACTCCTTCTCCGAGGCCGCTCACCGCAAGACCATGTGGCTGATCGACCTCGGGCCCGCCGGGGAGATCACCGCGGAGCGGATCGACTGTCCCGTCCCCAGACGGCTCGCCCGCATCCGCGGCAGACTGGCGGAGCTGCTGGACGACCCGTCGCTGGAACAGCACGAGGAATCCTGGGTGGAGGCGACGCTCACCGACCCCGTTCGGCCCCCGGAACCCATGGCCGGACTGACCCGGCGCTTCCCGCACACGCTCAGCCTGGTCTTCGAGCCCGACCACACGGAGCAGGGCTCCTCCGCCACATACGCACAACGGCTCAAGGGCCGCACCGACCAGCAGATCGCTGAGGACTTCGTGGCACATGTGCGCGGCGGAACGGGGCCCGACGAAGCGGAACGCGGAGTCCTGTCCGGTGCCATCGACCACGTACGGGTGGACGACGGGCTGCGCGAGGTGGCCCGATGA